DNA from Quercus lobata isolate SW786 chromosome 1, ValleyOak3.0 Primary Assembly, whole genome shotgun sequence:
gttGGTAAATGCTAAAGTTTTTAGCTCTTCCGACATGAATGCtctagtattttaaaaaaattacgactttatccttaaaaaaaaagaaaaaagaaaaaaaaagtatatacatAGGTGCTACCTACCCCCTAGCACAAATTCCGGATCTTGCCCCTGACTTCAGTATATAATTAATCATTTGGAGATCTACTTTTGATTTTCCCTTCATTTGGGTTGAGAAATTTTGTGATTTGGGCAGGATTAACAAATTTTACACACTAATTACGTCCTTCAAATGGCAAGTGCTGAATtagaaaatgtaaaacaaaaaccaTAAAGGCATAAAGCATAACTTACCATCCCAACATGAAATCCACAGCACGTTCCGCAGCCTTCTGGTCTCTCTTTGCATTAGAGAATGGCAAAAACCAGTGACTCACAATCGTTATCCCTATCACTCCTTTCTGTGCTGCCTGCATGGTGAACATTTTTTACACTCAAAGATCATGCATgagattttgtatatttatctAAGTTAAACTTCATTACAATTGTTCAAAGCAGTCTCAGAAATTGCTATTCATATGTTCTTGTATCATTTGTAAAGCAAGTTTAACCAACCATGTACATTTAggagttatttaaaaaaacaaataaattataaatttgatatagttacaatggagagggtgattTAAATCCTAAATGTCTCCCACTGAGACACAAGGAGATATAAGTTGAGGTACAAGGCTTTTGACATACATTTAATACCATTTAGtataacttgaaaaaaaaaatttggatttaatACGTTAAAGTTTTGTAAGTCGAACCTGATATTTTTTCTTGTACAATTCAACAGCAGCTGAATGAGAAAGCAGCTCATGGTGTGACACCAAATATGGCTCTGTCCCTGAATCCCCACCAGTGCAATTTAGATTTTGCCAAGCAGAGCATCGACCTGGCGCTAACGCTTTTGCTGCATAACCACCATAGCTATAGCTCCATGGCTCATTTAGTGTGATCCAATGCTTTACCCGATCGCCAAATTCCTTGAAGAGAAGTTCCGCATAGTCCCGAAAATCATCACTGAATATTAGACGCGCATATTAGGCACCACCGAAGAATGGGCCCCATTTATTAGGGAGATTTGAAATCCATACATGAAATGTcaaaataatggaaaattttaaaactttaatgtTTTGACACAAATGGTAGGTTCTCACTTTAATATCGATGTCCTGGTAGGTTATCACTTTAATATCGATGTCCTcaatctttccttttatttttaaccCTAAAATTGGAGTTGTTTAAAATCATAATTACATATTATGTGGTTAATataggacaaaatgggcttctacCCTTTtggggcaaattaattagccttttgcccttcttcccaaactaaatagggatatacccctcttttgaaaatcaagtttttcaaaatcgatttaagccatatagtggcgtttataaagacctatagtgacgttttgtaaatcgagttataggcaattttattgcctataactcgatttcatggatatcaagttataaaacgtcactataggtttttaaaatgtcactataagtccttaaaaacgtcactatagggttccaaatttttttttttttactcgattttgagaaactcgattttcaaaagagcggcatttccctatttagtttggaaagaagggaaaaaggctaattaatttgcccaaaaagggcagaagcccattttgtctgGTTAATATATGTAAAACGTCTATAATTGGATGGAGAAGTTGGATTATttcgtgatttttttttttttttgggtaatttgtTGGTGAATCATTCACTTACACAATTTGTGGACTTAGGAAACCACCATAATCATCTTCTAAGGCTTGGGGAAGATCCCAGTGGAACATTGTTACAAAGGGCTTTATACCTGCATTCagtaatagaaaaataaagtgtgcattatgaaaagttaaaTAAGTTGATGACATTTTGGAATTTTAATATTGATTCTTGACCTTTGCCCAGAAGCCTATTGATGAGCTTGTTGTAATACTTGATTCCTTCCTGATTCACACTGCCACTTAGTTTTCCTTCTAAAATTAGTCCCAAAAATGAGATTGTTAGGAACATAATGTAGTCACAAAACAACAGTCAATCCACTCCAACTTAAGATGTGAATTTGATGGTACCCATTTTTATGTCATTTTCAGCGTATGGATCTAACCTTTTATGAGATTATGAAAAAGATAATCTTACTTGGCAGTACTCGAGACCATGAGATTGAGAATCTGTATGCATCtaaattcatctttttcatAATCCGAATATCTTTCTGCAATATATAATCACAACATATataaattgttagaaaatttgaaacaaaaatttcttatattgtgattatcttttatttggttAGATATGCtcaataattagaaaaaaaaaaaaaaaaaaaaaaaaaaaaaaaaaaaaaaaacatttggcAAACATAATTTGGCCCTAAAAATGTAGAAAAGTCAAGACACAAAACTTAAAAGCTAATTAGGAtctgttcctcaaaaaaaaaaggggggggggggggctaatTAGGAtctaacaaatatataatataatttattagtgAAGCCAAGGGTTCAAGTCGGGCgcaagttttaaataaaatattttaaaatataaccTAAAAAAGTATCAatattacctcaaaaaaaaaaaaaaaattataattttcttaCCTAGTTTAATTTTCGCAATGGCTATCAAtcttttttcaaattgtttgaAAGTTTTCTTCTAACAGAGGGATTGTAGAAAGATTTGTCAAATCTACCTCGATACAAACTAGTTTAGAATTCAATTTAGACTTATTATTATGCTCGTGATTAATTCTCCATAATTTTAATTAActacaaatatgtatttaatttcacaaaaataaagaaacaaaaataacctgttaggacatatgtgattcaatgttagaaatatatgtcactattttatgtaattggctaatcctttgacaaagcgcactttacttgtaattgggtagatctaggatgtgtttaatgtttcaagaaacaaggtttcaagttcaagtgttaaagccatgcaagtctgtccaagaatcaagtgtgaAAGTGCTGCTCATTAAAACTGAACAGCTATCTCAACAGCTAGCATCTACCGAGACTTAGAGAGCTGTCTGAatcccgtggctcgacagctgctcgacagataggtATCTGTTAAGGTctatgaaactcagttttttagGACTgttttcatccaatctgtgagtatgtgtttaggctttcttttcttacaaccctaaacatatataaggattatttttaagggccgtaaaaaGTTACGCACAATTGCACAAGAGAAAattgcacaagtgtgaagaagagTGTAGCTgaaaacctagtttgccctagttcttcattctcttcaagaagctgctgtgttttgtacactgtagggttttgtgaccaagcaactttaAGATCTTCATCAAGTGATGAAtaaaagaactttgcagccaacatccttctttagttagtgattgaagtcgcatactgggattcgtgcaattggttagtcacgtactgggagtcatgcattgaaaggagagattgtcactatagaacaagtcaaattaggtattgggataagagttcaactgtaggttggtataaggtactaggattcatttacttgtaaccggttgttttgataatagtggattctcaggagtaatgaccttaaaatcagccggtggggtttttgccctgtaggttttccctattcgtaaacaaatcactgtgtcaatttaatttccgctgcatacttagttcaattggtgatttgtttgtgctaccacatacattgcatgttaatttgatttggctaattaatcaattaatttatcacaagggatcaatacgtttttggcctatcataaCCAATTCGTAATTGCTaaaaatcaagcaaaagaaggtttttttttttttttttttttaaatcattcaAAGCAAAagtctaatctaaatgtataaaGTTTTAACACGAAACAGCATATTACCCTGTAGTAATGATATTGATCGTTAGCAACATCTCCACTGCTTCCATCCTTTATCCAATCTGCAATTTCATTGTAAGTTAATACTGCATTTAgggaatagatttttttttcttttactatttaagAACTAGTAATTAGAGCCATAAGAAAAATGGAACTAGTTTTGAAGGAAACATAGGCAGAGCgaggaaaatgaagaaaaataaataccaaaagGTAGAAATGTGAAGTTTTACGTTTTACGTCAttgtcgttgttgttgttgttgttgttcttcccttttttttttaatcaatccAGGATAAGTATCCATCATAGTCTCATAGATctagttaaaataaataaatggtgtAAATATTGTTGGGTCATCaatattgaaataaatattatcttgattttttttaacttactaATAATGGAGCAAATCTAAATAACttattgttatattattttgatatatctttttaaaattattaaacaatttAGTGATGAATATTTTCATCGTCAAGACATTTGTCGACCCGGTTTGGTATGTCTTAGGAGACGATATAGTACATACAGTGatgaaaaatttcgtcactataggCATTGTTTGTTGTAGTGTTGCATCCATTACAAATCAATGATTTAATTTGTAATAGTTGTACATTCCTTGAGTTTAGTAGATTTGTgagaagtattttttttgttggctttatttagTGACAAAAGTTGTTGGtattgcattttatatttgatatatttttcctGAGTTTTAATGTAATTTGGGGTAAATGTACTTGAGCCCCTCCCTCAACCTTGGAAAGTTGCTTCAATTAGAGATCTCACAATCTAGAGACGAGCAAGAGGTGACCTAGGTGGCCCGCGAGCTCCACATGGCAGGTGGTCTGGATGAGAATGCAAACGTGCATCTTGCAACCCCCACGCGACCTTAGGGGTTGACAAGGTCACAAATTGCATGATCTTTGTACTCTGCATTCTAGACTGCACCTGTCCAATACACATCTACCAGAACACACACATAGTTGTGAGGCATGGCAAGGGCTTCATATAAGGGTGTCATAAACCCTAGAATCTATAGAAGAGAAATCCAAGAGAGAGGCCTTTCATAATGTATGAAGAGAGAGAGCCATTTTGCTTTGAGAAAAACCAGTCCAACCTCTCTTTTCCATCTCCTACATTGTTTTGATTGAGATATTGTAAACACATTCCTCACCCATAAACACAGACCTTGTgagtgagagaaaaagaagggaCTCGGAGCAATCCGTTACTAACTCGAGCTTAGAGGGTTCAAGTACATGCACACAATAGTTTTACAATGAAGTTATTACTAGTTCTCATCTCGGTCCACCACTTACAACACTTTATTACCAACCATTAATAGCTACCCACCTAggtgtgaaaatattgtgttcaTAGCTTAATAAATGTTAATAAAtctttaaagaaatttaatcatgaaatgaatgaaattgaGAGGccttgaaataaaattttccagAATTAAATTTCATCTTGATAATGCATAATATTTCATTGGAAATTCATACTTTCGGGTTTCATATtgttggagagagaaagaaaaagtgacCTGGATGTTCGTGAGTGTAAGTGTCCCATATACTTGGTCCTCTACCATCTTCTTTTGCTGCACCTTCATACTAGAAGTTTGAAATAACACACATGTGCATATAATAATATTGACATATGCTTGACATCCCCAagacatttgaaaaaaaaaatatatatatatatatatatgatacaaATTAACATAGAGAGAAGTGTGACTTAGTTACCTGATAGGACGATGATGCTGTCCCAAAAATAAAGCCTTTGGGAAAACTGGTACGGTTGAATGAAGCAATGTCATGGCTTGATGAAACAGCAATGACATTAGTCAATAAGCCAAGAAGAGCTAGGAGGCCTAAGCCTGGATAGCCTTGAAATGCCATAttgattttggctttttttgTGTAGCACTAGGTAGAATctgccagttttttttttaaagaggaGCACTACataatcttatttatttaaaaaaaagataaaaatagagatgaaagattaaaaaaagaaaaagaaaacgtgGAAAAGGACAAGCAATATGTTAGGTATCATAGCTGTCCTTCAACGGATTGTTTGGCATTCTATGTAACTTTGACCATTTACATCAGCTCCAggaaaaatttatatattttaacataaaaacctcttcttcttcttttttttctatttcatttaaccacattttcaaaacaaccaaatcaaattatctattttaaactctatttaattaaaatatcaattttaataatCATTTCTCTCTTCATCGCTGTTAAGATAAGATAAGAATGGGATTAAAAGATACGTATAATCTATCATACACTCATGTATTGTCTTcatttaacaaaaaacaaagaaataaacaaaaaacagaaaaactaaGTGCCTCACCAACAAGCActctaaacccaaaatttgGAGAGCAAACTCACAAAAAAGTGCTCTAGCAGTCTCTCTAATTCactgttcattagcaaaaaattgGTTGCTAATGAACAATAGCTCTCTAAGTTTGATGACCTACTGTTCATGAGCAAAAGAATTAATTCGAATAAAATATTCAactaacaattaaaatatttaatttttactcaaTAATCACAACGGTAACAACAGAACTATTCTTGATCTTTTCTCTCAAACATCCCTAAACTCAGTctcaatcaaaatacaaactcaaatcacaattttaaaactaatcaaattagggaaaaaaaaaaaaaaaaaaaagaagcaaagctAACCCATCTAAGCCTTGGTGGGAAGGAGGACATGCGGTGGTGGGAGGACTAGCAGAGGTCAGGCATGCGTAAACGCCGATTTAAAAGGTTGTCCTCTCTAGCCTTTGACATCTGCCGTCGATCtttgtgtttgagagagagaaagaaagagaaagagcttCTTGAATGCTTTGGAGTAGAAGAAGTGGTAGAGAAGatcagaagaaaagaaaaaagaaaagtgaagataGAGTTAAGGGAAATAATGcatgtgtggaggagaaaaaaagaaacgtgtggatgaaaaaagaagagataagggaaaaataaaataaagaataagaaattaaaattgagaaatgctatcacaatattttcataataaatcttaagccATGGGTTGTTAGTAACTAATactgaagagaaaaaaataatttaagtgatgtgttcaaattaaaatcagtaacaacttactacatatgatttgttgtgaaaatattgtaaaatgttGAGAATGTAGCACTTCTCATTAAAATCAGATGAAGGAAGgaagattgaaaaagaaatattaaaaaaagaatgaagaaataatatttaaatgggatagagaaatgatagagaatttgttggaaagtgtatttaaaaaagtaagTAGATAAAAGGTAAAATGAATAGTTTactctccaaacagtacaaaaatttaaagaggCTACTGCAGATGCTCTATGTTTTTTCCCCTGCAGGGCATTCAAGTACATGATGCTTACAGTAACGAGGAAAATTTGACAACAAGCGACAAGATCTCGAAATTGTCGGTGAGATTGCCAAAATAAGTCGGAGAGCCTTCTCATGCatgtgagatatatatatatatatatatatatatatatataatataatttaagaaatattatttgAGTTCTTAGAGAGtgacaatattattattttttcttttattgaataCAAACATTATTCCGAGaactatataaattataaaatagacAATAAATGATCTTAAAGTTTGTAGTTTGGAGATGGTTCGATGCTATTAGATAGTTCAACATGAGTTCATCAATAATTTGTCATGGCTATTTCTTGAGGAAATTCTTAAACCAATGGGCATAGAGTTTGAGATGTCTTTTCAACccatttttgtagtttaatcATTGATGCTGAACTGAACAGTGTAGCCAACATCCCCTTCAAACTTGTCCAACAACTAAAACGCAAAGAATCCTTTCGCATTAGCACAATCCCTGCATAAAAAATGGATCAATTAGACTTTAGCGAcatcaatttctattttttcacaGTTATTAATATGGCATTTTGTGATTGGTattaataaaacaatattaatagtggatcagagagagagagagagagtgtgtgtttGCATTAACTATTTCCATACCCTTTTATAATTGAGTgctgccttcttataggaagtaCTGTACAAATTCTGTTACAAGTAACTAATTAACTACCCTTCTCACCCCCAAGTACCTTGTCAGCAACTAAAATAAATACCAAACTAACTGTCACAGCTATACATTTACACAATTGCTGCTTATCACAATTACTGCATTTATCAGTCACAACTCCTATCCGTTCCTTCCCCCTTAAAAAACCTTGTCCTCAAGGTTACAAtaacacaccccccccccccccccccttgtgGATGGGGGAACTGATGTTGCCACTTGTAAAGGGACTCCTAGGTGGCATTGTCCACAAATTGGCCTTACCATTGCACTAGTACCTCAGTAATGAACTTATTTTGAAGTTGCCTGGATTTGTGCTACAGAATTGTAACTGCATCCGTCTCaaggaagaaaaatgaaacaCTGGGTGGAACAGACAAGCAGCAAGAAGGTCCAAATTATATGCCACAGCTCCAATCTTTTGGAGAATCTTAAATGGACCATAGAATCACGGAGAGAGCTTAGTAAAGCCTTTGACTCGTAAAGAATGTTGCCTATAAGGTTGGAGTTTGTGGTAAAACCAATCACCAACTGCAAAAGACTAATCAGATCTATGTTGATCAGCCTGCACTTTCATTTTGGCCTGAGCTAAGACCAAATTCTGTTTCAACAGTGTAATGAGATCCAATCTATCATGCAATAATTGGTCCACTGTAGCTACCTGAGTTGTGCTTGGAATGCAGTCCAAAAGGGTGATATCCATctataatcaatatatatatatatatatatatatatataaaagtagagaccTCATGTGAGAATGCATGAGAATGCATGAGGTTCTGCCATATGACGCTCTAAacttccatttaattttttaaaccttttttattaagtttttaaactattacccaataacttatagtaacttatttttactattagtTATTGATATGGGTTGAGGTTGACAATTAGACCAAACAAATGTAATTCTCTAAAAACAAATGACTACCTTCTCAAAGTAGACAAAAAGCCCAAGCCCAACCACTATGATTTATGACACATGTCTGAACTCTCCACCCACTTGTAGCTCAAAACCTACAAGGTCTAACCCATCCCCACAATTGTGTACATCAAAAGTTAAACTGTATCTGCCGTTTATCCTCAAAAAAGGTTAAAGCTCTGTGCAgctaaattttgtattattaagtggattataaaattttaagataataattagtatttagagtgtagactatggagtgatttatctttattttcttttttttttctttttctttttgtatggtactttactttcaagaaataaagtactgggtaaatttttgtttttcacattttttttcttttgtaaattttatattattaagtagattataaatatttaagatagtaattagtatttagagtgtggactgtggagcgatttatctttatcttttctttctttctttttgtatggtactttaatttcaaaaaatcaagtactgggtaaatttttttaatttttttttgtaaattttatattattaagtggattatgaatatttaagatagtaattaatatttagagtgtggactatggaatgatttatctttatcttcttctttttttcttctttctttctctttttatatggtactttactttgaAGAACTCAAATactaggtaattttttttttaacttttttttttcttttgtaattttttttattaactcgattataaatatttaagatagtaattagtatttagaatgtggactgtggagtgatatatctttatcttttttttttttttctttttgtatggtactttactttcaagaaatcaagtactacgtaaattatttttttctactctctttttcttatgtaaaatttatattattaagtggattataaatatttaagataataattagtatttagattgtggaCTATGGAGtgacttttctttatttatttttttttttttatgatactttactttaaagaaataaaatactgggattttttttttcttctgtaaattttatattgttaagtggattataaatatttaagttagttattagtatttagagtgtggactgtggaatgatttatctttatcggtttttttttttttttttatcgtacTTTACCCTGAAGAAATCAAGTAGTgggtaaacttttttttcactttttttttgttttgtaaattttatattattaagtggatttaaatatttaagatagtaattagtatttagagtgtggattgtggagtgatttatctttatcatttttttttttttttggtatggtactttattttcgAGAAATCAAGTACAgggtaaattatttttttcaatttttttttcttttgtaacttttatattattaagtggattataaatatttaagatagtaattagtatttagagtgtgttCTGTGGagtaatttatctttatctcttttttgtttctttttgtatggtaccttatttttaataaataaagtactgggtaattttttttttcttttgtaaattttatattattaagtggataataaatatttaagatagttattagtatttagagtttAGACTGTAGAGtgatttatcctttttttttctttttctttttgtatgatactttactttcaagaaatcaagtacaaggtaaaaaaaaaaaactttctttttctttttgtatggtactttactttcaagaaatcaagtacaaggttaaaaaaaattcactttttttttcttttgtaaattttatattattaagtggattataaatatttaagatagtaattagtttttaatgtaTGGAATGTggactgtggagtgatttatttttatctttttcttttttgataggcaaaaaacgtattgaccccttgtgatgaattaattgattaat
Protein-coding regions in this window:
- the LOC115976398 gene encoding beta-glucosidase 12-like isoform X1 translates to MAFQGYPGLGLLALLGLLTNVIAVSSSHDIASFNRTSFPKGFIFGTASSSYQYEGAAKEDGRGPSIWDTYTHEHPDWIKDGSSGDVANDQYHYYRKDIRIMKKMNLDAYRFSISWSRVLPKGKLSGSVNQEGIKYYNKLINRLLGKGIKPFVTMFHWDLPQALEDDYGGFLSPQIVDDFRDYAELLFKEFGDRVKHWITLNEPWSYSYGGYAAKALAPGRCSAWQNLNCTGGDSGTEPYLVSHHELLSHSAAVELYKKKYQAAQKGVIGITIVSHWFLPFSNAKRDQKAAERAVDFMLGWFLNPLINGDYPQSMRSLIKDRLPKFTKEQSKLVKGSFDFIGLNYYTANYAAYAPLPNGDRASFSTDSSANLTTSRNGIPIGPPAASSWLFVYPRGFQDLLLYIKKKYHNPLIYITENGIDEFNNATLSLKEALVDPQRIDYYHKHLLYLHRAIKDGVNVKGYFAWSLLDNFEWSSGYTVRFGINFVDYKNGNKRYPKHSARWFKNFLKK
- the LOC115976398 gene encoding beta-glucosidase 12-like isoform X4, which codes for MAMTLLHSTVPVFPKALFLGQHHRPISMKVQQKKMVEDQVYGTLTLTNIQKDIRIMKKMNLDAYRFSISWSRVLPKGKLSGSVNQEGIKYYNKLINRLLGKGIKPFVTMFHWDLPQALEDDYGGFLSPQIVDDFRDYAELLFKEFGDRVKHWITLNEPWSYSYGGYAAKALAPGRCSAWQNLNCTGGDSGTEPYLVSHHELLSHSAAVELYKKKYQAAQKGVIGITIVSHWFLPFSNAKRDQKAAERAVDFMLGWFLNPLINGDYPQSMRSLIKDRLPKFTKEQSKLVKGSFDFIGLNYYTANYAAYAPLPNGDRASFSTDSSANLTTSRNGIPIGPPAASSWLFVYPRGFQDLLLYIKKKYHNPLIYITENGIDEFNNATLSLKEALVDPQRIDYYHKHLLYLHRAIKDGVNVKGYFAWSLLDNFEWSSGYTVRFGINFVDYKNGNKRYPKHSARWFKNFLKK
- the LOC115976398 gene encoding beta-glucosidase 12-like isoform X3: MAFQGYPGLGLLALLGLLTNVIAVSSSHDIASFNRTSFPKGFIFGTASSSYQQKKMVEDQVYGTLTLTNIQKDIRIMKKMNLDAYRFSISWSRVLPKGKLSGSVNQEGIKYYNKLINRLLGKGIKPFVTMFHWDLPQALEDDYGGFLSPQIVDDFRDYAELLFKEFGDRVKHWITLNEPWSYSYGGYAAKALAPGRCSAWQNLNCTGGDSGTEPYLVSHHELLSHSAAVELYKKKYQAAQKGVIGITIVSHWFLPFSNAKRDQKAAERAVDFMLGWFLNPLINGDYPQSMRSLIKDRLPKFTKEQSKLVKGSFDFIGLNYYTANYAAYAPLPNGDRASFSTDSSANLTTSRNGIPIGPPAASSWLFVYPRGFQDLLLYIKKKYHNPLIYITENGIDEFNNATLSLKEALVDPQRIDYYHKHLLYLHRAIKDGVNVKGYFAWSLLDNFEWSSGYTVRFGINFVDYKNGNKRYPKHSARWFKNFLKK
- the LOC115976398 gene encoding beta-glucosidase 12-like isoform X2, with the protein product MAFQGYPGLGLLALLGLLTNVIAVSSSHDIASFNRTSFPKGFIFGTASSSYQVQQKKMVEDQVYGTLTLTNIQKDIRIMKKMNLDAYRFSISWSRVLPKGKLSGSVNQEGIKYYNKLINRLLGKGIKPFVTMFHWDLPQALEDDYGGFLSPQIVDDFRDYAELLFKEFGDRVKHWITLNEPWSYSYGGYAAKALAPGRCSAWQNLNCTGGDSGTEPYLVSHHELLSHSAAVELYKKKYQAAQKGVIGITIVSHWFLPFSNAKRDQKAAERAVDFMLGWFLNPLINGDYPQSMRSLIKDRLPKFTKEQSKLVKGSFDFIGLNYYTANYAAYAPLPNGDRASFSTDSSANLTTSRNGIPIGPPAASSWLFVYPRGFQDLLLYIKKKYHNPLIYITENGIDEFNNATLSLKEALVDPQRIDYYHKHLLYLHRAIKDGVNVKGYFAWSLLDNFEWSSGYTVRFGINFVDYKNGNKRYPKHSARWFKNFLKK